The proteins below are encoded in one region of Populus alba chromosome 2, ASM523922v2, whole genome shotgun sequence:
- the LOC118042089 gene encoding small nuclear ribonucleoprotein SmD3b: MSRSLGIPVKLLHEASGHIVTVELKSGELYRGSMVECEDNWNCQLESITYTAKDGKVSQLEHVFIRGSKVRFMVIPDMLKNAPMFKRLDARIKGKSASLGVGRGRSVAMRSKAQATGRGAAPGRGVVPPVRR, translated from the exons ATGAGCAGAAGCTTAGGGATTCCGGTGAAGCTACTACACGAAGCTTCCGGTCACATAGTGACGGTGGAGCTGAAGAGCGGAGAGCTTTATAGAGGAAGCATGGTAGAGTGCGAGGATAACTGGAATTGCCAGCTCGAGAGCATCACTTACACTGCTAAG GATGGGAAGGTCTCACAGCTTGAGCATGTTTTCATTCGTGGCAGTAAAGTCAG ATTCATGGTCATACCTGATATGCTAAAGAATGCACCCATGTTCAAGCGTTTGGATGCTAGAATCAAG GGTAAGAGTGCATCGCTAGGTGTTGGCAGGGGAAGATCTGTTGCAATGCGGTCCAAA GCTCAAGCTACTGGTCGTGGAGCAGCCCCTGGCAGGGGTGTTGTACCACCTGTCAGGAGGTAA
- the LOC118042088 gene encoding uncharacterized protein, whose protein sequence is MSRMKTAGKPPLAKSPTRLRPRRSIRSESTTSQTPPGSLAKSQRPNRKWDMEESDLRPEYQSISWELRALAKMARGEFGNGESSNGGVGRSLSANSSPSFERGRFYEEYSVRRNERLKRKKGDTRNEVKTPCNLGVTIESSKRRDSKKLGSLRKSVSAAYYVERNENPRYMLRSMNKENKKPPLPVYNYEKSVLASERKVTAPKARKI, encoded by the exons ATGTCAAGGATGAAAACCGCTGGCAAGCCTCCACTTGCTAAATCGCCCACCAGGCTGCGTCCTCGCCGTTCTATTCGATCTGAATCCACCACTTCACAGACTCCTCCTG GTTCTTTAGCTAAATCTCAGAGACCAAACCGGAAATGGGACATGGAAGAATCTGATCTCCGCCCTGAATACCAATCAATATCCTGGGAATTACGTGCTCTAGCGAAGATGGCTCGCGGTGAATTTGGAAATGGGGAGTCAAGTAATGGTGGAGTTGGTAGAAGTTTGAGTGCAAATTCTAGCCCTTCGTTTGAGAGAGGCAGGTTTTATGAGGAGTATTCTGTTAGGAGAAATGAGAggttgaagagaaagaaaggagaCACAAGAAATGAGGTGAAGACTCCTTGTAATCTTGGAGTAACTATTGAGTCTTCAAAGAGGAGGGATTCGAAGAAGCTTGGGAGCTTGAGGAAATCTGTTTCTGCTGCTTACTATGTGGAGAGAAATGAGAATCCAAGGTACATGTTGAGGAGCATGAATAAAGAGAACAAGAAGCCTCCTTTGCCTGTTTACAATTACGAGAAATCTGTGCTTGCAAGTGAAAGGAAAGTTACTGCTCCGAAGGCTAGGAAAATCTGA
- the LOC118042080 gene encoding butanoate--CoA ligase AAE1 yields the protein MEGIVKCSANYVPLTPISFLERSAIVYRDRISVIDGDVKYTWKETHERCIRLASALAHLGISPGDVVAALAPNIPAMYELHFGAPMAGAVLCALNVRHDSSMVSVLLKHSEAKVIFVDYQFLSIAQGALEILRETKTKLPLLVLISECGQPAAISSPGILEYESLLATGKLDFEVRWPKDEWDPISLNYTSGTTSSPKGVIYSHRGAYLNSFAAVLLNEMSSMPVYLWCVPMFHCNGWCLTWAVAAQGGTNVCQRNVTAKDIFENIAQHKVTHLGGAPTVLNMIINASARDRKPLPGKVSVMTGGAPPPSHVLYKMEELGFHVTHAYGLTETYGPGTVCTWKPEWASLPRESQAKIKARQGVQHLGLEELDIKDPVTMKSVPADAKTMGEVMFRGNTVMNGYLKNLKATKDAFNGGWFRSGDLGVKHPDGYIELKDRSKDIIISGGENISSIEVESVLFSHPAVLEAAIVGRPDDYWGETPCAFVKLKDGCNANSEELIKFCRDHLPHYMAPRTVVFQELPKTSTGKVQKFVLKEKAKAMGSISKGNTSRL from the exons ATGGAGGGCATAGTCAAGTGCTCAGCTAACTACGTTCCTTTGACTCCAATCAGCTTTCTTGAACGCTCAGCGATTGTTTACAGAGACAGAATCTCTGTTATCGATGGTGATGTTAAGTACACCTGGAAGGAGACTCATGAGAGGTGCATCAGACTCGCTTCTGCTCTTGCCCATCTTGGGATTTCCCCTGGTGATGTG GTTGCTGCGTTGGCCCCAAATATTCCAGCGATGTATGAGCTACATTTTGGTGCTCCAATGGCCGGGGCAGTTTTGTGTGCTCTTAATGTCCGCCATGATTCTTCAATGGTTTCTGTCTTGCTGAAACATTCGGAGGCTAAAGTTATTTTTGTAGACTACCAATTTCTCTCAATTGCTCAAGGAGCACTTGAGATTCTCCGGGAGACAAAAACCAAGCTGCCGCTTCTTGTCTTAATCTCTGAGTGTGGTCAGCCAGCTGCCATTTCCTCTCCTGGAATCTTGGAATATGAGAGTCTCTTGGCAACCGGAAAATTGGACTTTGAAGTTAGATGGCCGAAAGACGAATGGGATCCCATTTCGCTTAATTATACTTCAGGCACTACATCAAGTCCAAAAGGTGTTATTTATAGCCATAGAGGAGCTTATCTTAATTCTTTCGCTGCTGTTCTTCTAAATGAGATGAGCTCAATGCCTGTATATCTTTGGTGTGTCCCCATGTTTCATTGCAATGGTTGGTGTCTTACTTGGGCAGTGGCTGCACAAGGTGGTACTAATGTTTGTCAGAGAAATGTCACCGCGAaagatatatttgaaaatattgctCAGCACAAGGTCACTCACTTGGGTGGTGCACCAACAGTTTTGAACATGATAATAAATGCATCAGCTAGAGATAGAAAGCCTCTTCCAGGAAAAGTGTCAGTCATGACAGGAGGCGCGCCCCCACCATCTCATGTGCTGTACAAGATGGAGGAATTAGGATTTCACGTGACTCACGCATATGGTTTGACGGAAACTTACGGTCCTGGTACAGTTTGCACATGGAAACCTGAATGGGCATCCTTACCTCGAGAAAGTCAAGCAAAGATCAAGGCTCGTCAAGGGGTGCAACATCTTGGGTTGGAGGAGCTTGATATAAAAGATCCCGTTACCATGAAGAGTGTACCGGCAGATGCAAAAACCATGGGCGAGGTTATGTTTAGAGGCAATACTGTGATGAATGGATATCTAAAAAATCTGAAAGCAACAAAAGATGCATTCAATGGTGGATGGTTTAGGAGCGGGGACTTAGGGGTGAAACATCCTGATGGTTACATAGAGCTGAAGGACCGATCGAAAGACATTATAATTTCAGGGGGTGAAAATATCAGCTCAATTGAGGTAGAGTCTGTACTCTTTAGTCATCCTGCAGTTCTGGAAGCAGCTATAGTAGGACGACCTGATGATTACTGGGGAGAAACACCTTGTGCATTTGTGAAGTTGAAGGATGGCTGTAATGCGAATTCTGAAGAACTTATCAAGTTTTGTAGAGATCACTTGCCCCATTACATGGCACCTCGAACTGTTGTGTTTCAGGAATTGCCAAAGACTTCAACTGGAAAGGTACAAAAATTTGTCTTGAAGGAGAAGGCCAAGGCCATGGGAAGCATTTCAAAGGGAAACACAAGTAGACTGTAA
- the LOC118042087 gene encoding dolichol-phosphate mannosyltransferase subunit 1, whose amino-acid sequence MEKEKKNKYSIIVPTYNERLNIALIVYLIFKHLRDVDFEIIIVDDGSPDGTQEVVKQLQQVYGEDHILLRPRAKKLGLGTAYIHGLKHASGNFVVIMDADLSHHPKYLPSFIKKQLETGASIVTGTRYVKGGGVHGWNLMRKLTSRGANVLAQTLLWPGVSDLTGSFRLYKKSVLEDIISSVVSKGYVFQMEMIVRASRKGYHIEEVPITFVDRVFGSSKLGGSEIVEYLKGLAYLLVTT is encoded by the exons atggagaaagagaagaagaacaaaTACAGCATAATAGTGCCAACGTACAACGAGCGTCTCAACATTGCACTCATCGTTTATCTCATCTTCAAACACCTCCG GGATgttgattttgaaattattatcgTGGATGATGGGAGTCCTGATGGTACTCAAGAAGTTGTTAAACAGTTACAGCAAGTATATGGTGAAGATCACATT TTGTTAAGACCTAGAGCGAAGAAGCTTGGACTAG GTACGGCTTACATTCATGGGTTGAAGCATGCGTCTGGGAATTTTGTTGTCATCATGGATGCTGATCTATCTCACCAT CCAAAGTATCTGCCAAGCTTTATCAA GAAACAGTTGGAGACTGGTGCAAGCATAGTTACTGGGACCCGATATGTTAAAGGTGGAGGCGTACATGGGTGGAATCTAATGCGCAAGCTAACTAGTAGGGGAGCTAATGTTCTTGCTCAAACACTCCTGTGGCCTGGTGTATCTGATCTGACAGGATCTTTCAG GCTTTATAAGAAATCAGTGCTTGAAGATATTATCAGTTCTGTGGTTAGCAAGGGATATGTCTTTCAAATGGAGATGATTGTCCGGGCTTCCAGAAAAGGCTACCATATTGAGGAG GTCCCGATTACCTTCGTTGATAGAGTATTTGGAAGTTCAAAGCTAGGAGGATCTGAAATTGTCGAATATTTGAAAGGCCTTGCATATCTTCTGGTTACAACATAA